TCTTGGCCCAGATCGGCACCTCATAGGTGCCGATGGTCAGCACGTCGAACTGGCCGCCCTTGGTTGCGATGTCGGTGGTGACCCGCTGGCGCAGCACGTTCTCCTCCAGCGTCACCCATTTGACCGAGATGTCCGGGTTCTTCTTGGTGAACTCACCGGTCAACCCCTGCATGCGGATCATGTCGCCGTTGTTCACGGTGGCGATCGTCAGGGTGGTTTCGGCCATCGCGGGGACGGCCAGCAGGACAGACGCGCCGCAGACGGCGCCGAGGAATCGTTTCACGGTGACCTCCCTAAGCTCGCGCTTTTGAGCATATGCTCACGCGTTGGGCGTATGTTCAACCCAGGGGCGGCGGTTGTCAAGCAGGGGTGCGTGTGTTCGCGCAACTTATGAGTGCTGCGGTGCGGGAGTGGAGGGAGGTGATTTTCACATGAGGTCGTCATGCCCGGGCTTGTCCCGGGCATCCACGTTCTTAGTGCGGTAGGAAAGGCGTGGATGGCCGGGTCAAGCCCGGCCATGACGATGTGGAAACAGAGGAGCGCCCTACCGCTCCAGGATCGCCCTTGCGGTCGCCTCGTCCGTGATCAGGCCGTTGATCAGCCGCCCGTCCAGCGCTGCCGCGATCGCCGGCACCTTGGCGGCCCCGACGGCGGCGCCGATGGTCGTGGTCTTGGTCGGCACTTCCGGCGGAATGCTGGTGAGGCGCTTGTTGGTGCCGGCCTTGAGCAGGCGGCCCTTGGCATCATAGGCCCAGCCGGTGATCTCGCCGATGGCACCTAACCGCATCATCTCGAACAATTCGTCGCGGGTGACGAAGCCGTCGATGTGGACCTGCGCCTTCTGGTCCATCTGGCCGATGCCGACGAGGCGCAAGTCGGCCTTGGCCGCGACCGCCTTCACCTTCGCGATCGGCTCGATCCGCACCATCTTGTTGCGCTCGTCCTCGGACGACATCAGGAACGGCAGCGGCATCGGATAATGCCGCGCGCCGGTACGGTCGGCGAGCCGGCCGACGGTGTCGTAGAAGCTCGCCGAGCCGTCGGCGGAGATGTTGCCGACCAGCGAGACGATCTGGTGATTGGGCCGGTCGATGGGTGTGACGCGCTCGACCGCGGCGCGCACCGCCCTCCCCGTGCCGAGCGCGACGATCACCGGCGTCTCCGAGCGCAGCGTGGAGTCCAGCAGATTGGCGCAGCGCTCGGCGATGCCGGCGGTGGCCTGCGGCGCCGCGGGATCGGCCGGCACCACCTCGCAATGGACGAGATCGAATCGCTCCTTCAGCCGTGCGGCCAATTCCATGCAGGCCGCGATGGGATGTTCGAGCCGGAAGGTGATGAGACGTTCAGCGAGGCACAGCGAGACCAGCCGCTGCGCCGAGGCGCGCGAGACCTGGAGCATTTTTGCGATCTCGTCCTGGGTGTGGCCGGCAATGAAATAGAGCCAGCCGGCTCGCGCCGCATCGTCCAGCCTCGACTTGTCGTTCTCGCCAGCCAAGGCGTCACGCCTCCTTCCAAAAGTCGCTCATCTGCGCGAAGACCCGATCGGCTCCGGCGTCGGATAGTATAGCGCGGCCGTCCCGCTCCAGATAATGGCTGCCGCCGACAAATCCCCAGACTGTCATGCCGGCCGCCTTGCCTGCCTGCACGCCGCTGACGCTGTCCTCAATCACCAACGTGCGCGCAGGATCCGCGCCCATCTTGTCGGCCGCGTAGAGAAAGAGATCAGGCGCCGGCTTGCCACGTTCGACCATTTGCGCGGTGTAGATCTGGTTGCCGAAATACGGCGCGAGGTCCGTCACCTTCAGCGACAGTGCGACGCGATCGAGATCACTCGAGGAGGCCACGCAATGCGGCACGCGCAGTTCGGACAGGACGGTATCGACGTCCTGAACCGGACGGAGCGCCTTCGCGAAGGCGGTCAGCACGCGCGCCTTCAGTCGCAGCGGAAAGTCGACCGGCACCATCTGGCCGAGCTCGCGGTAATGCTGGGTGACGGCGCTGGTGCTTCGCCCGAGAAACAGCTCGAGCGCCTGCGCGAGCGTCAGCGATATCCCCGATACGGACAGCTCGTCGGACAGGCACTGACAGCTCAACAGCTCGCTGTCGACGAGCACGCCGTCGCAGTCGAAGATGATCAGATCGGGCTTCGGCCGGATGTGGTCCATCCGGCCATTCGATCATATACCCATCTCCTGAGCAATAGTTCACCCGGGAACATGGCGCGGCGGGGTTTGCCCTAGTCGTTCAATGGGCGACCTGCCGGTAGATCGCCGGCAGCGCCGCGGGCAGCCGTCTGATATTGCCGACGATGGCATAGCCGCTGCGGCCAAACAGCGTCGGGAAATAGGATTGCGCGGCAGCATCGACCGTGACGCCGAAGACCGCGATGCCGAGCCGCCGCGCCTCCTGCACGGATTTGCGGGTGTCTTCGACCGCGAAGCGTCCCTCGTAATGATCGACATCGTTCGGCTTGCCGTCGGTGAGGACGAGCAGCAGCTTCTTGCGCTGCGGCTGGCGTGCAAGCCCGGCGGAGGCATGGCGCACCGCGGCGCCAATCCGGGTGTAATAGCCCGGCCTGAGCGCACCGATGCGGCGCTCGACCGCGCCGCTCATCGCTTCGCCGAACGCCTTGACCGTTTCGAGCCGCACCCAGGAGCGCCGGCGCGAGGTGAAGGTCAGGATGCTGTGGTGATCGCCGCAGGCCGACAGTCCATGGGCGAGCACGAGCAGCGCCTCCTTCTCGACGTCGAGCACGCGATAACCATTGACCCAGGCATCGGTCGAGAGCGAGACGTCGACCAGCAGCGTGACCGCGAGATCGTGGCCTTGCGGCCGCATCGCCATATGCACGCGATCAAGACCGGCACCATTGCCGCCGGCGCGCAGATCACAGCGCGCACGCACCAGCGCGTCGAGGTCGAGATCGTGGCCGTCGGCCTGCGCACGCATCAATTCGTGACGCGGCCGCAGGATTTCGAAGCGGCGGCGGACCTGGCGGATGTGCCGGCGCATGGTCTCGTCGGGCGTCCAGATTTCGCCTGTTTCGGAAGCTGGTGCGGCGAGCACGCGGCAATGATCGGGTAGATAGGAGCCGCTGCGATAATCCCATTCGGGATAGGAGAGGTCCGCGTTCAACCGCGAGGCATCGAGCGCTTCCGGCGGCAAATCGAGATCGAATTTGAGGCGGCTCGCCGGCTGACCGCTGCGGCGGGTGAGCGTGATCTCTTCCAGGTCGTCGGCTGCCTTCTGCGCATCCTCGTCCTCGCTGTCGTCGGCCGGACGGTCGACATTGACCATCT
This is a stretch of genomic DNA from Bradyrhizobium sp. CB2312. It encodes these proteins:
- a CDS encoding sugar-binding domain-containing protein, with amino-acid sequence MAGENDKSRLDDAARAGWLYFIAGHTQDEIAKMLQVSRASAQRLVSLCLAERLITFRLEHPIAACMELAARLKERFDLVHCEVVPADPAAPQATAGIAERCANLLDSTLRSETPVIVALGTGRAVRAAVERVTPIDRPNHQIVSLVGNISADGSASFYDTVGRLADRTGARHYPMPLPFLMSSEDERNKMVRIEPIAKVKAVAAKADLRLVGIGQMDQKAQVHIDGFVTRDELFEMMRLGAIGEITGWAYDAKGRLLKAGTNKRLTSIPPEVPTKTTTIGAAVGAAKVPAIAAALDGRLINGLITDEATARAILER
- a CDS encoding HAD family hydrolase, giving the protein MDHIRPKPDLIIFDCDGVLVDSELLSCQCLSDELSVSGISLTLAQALELFLGRSTSAVTQHYRELGQMVPVDFPLRLKARVLTAFAKALRPVQDVDTVLSELRVPHCVASSSDLDRVALSLKVTDLAPYFGNQIYTAQMVERGKPAPDLFLYAADKMGADPARTLVIEDSVSGVQAGKAAGMTVWGFVGGSHYLERDGRAILSDAGADRVFAQMSDFWKEA
- a CDS encoding VWA domain-containing protein, with protein sequence MLDFLELEETVGRAWHRLVGGTASYPVHAEHAVSLAEVRGRIATMFRAFGGETGVQIASATARRAGHRLGWRQRIGLGDERLEQPGRDAATIFLPDSIAIFADRELNAALYRWLAAWFAFAPTEAIAEADPLRRDLLMLRRASEIAVLVLTECPGLAEEYGRLAAATAMARPHRPLPRIEQDMEQIVLALLGADVPPEGKLWPAMMGTGALPDSAPPGYRSILPCPLWGDCWTRALSPATAGEDEGAPAAVPADQDNRKRFAVRERGDGASRRDPFVLNRFEKILAMAEMVNVDRPADDSEDEDAQKAADDLEEITLTRRSGQPASRLKFDLDLPPEALDASRLNADLSYPEWDYRSGSYLPDHCRVLAAPASETGEIWTPDETMRRHIRQVRRRFEILRPRHELMRAQADGHDLDLDALVRARCDLRAGGNGAGLDRVHMAMRPQGHDLAVTLLVDVSLSTDAWVNGYRVLDVEKEALLVLAHGLSACGDHHSILTFTSRRRSWVRLETVKAFGEAMSGAVERRIGALRPGYYTRIGAAVRHASAGLARQPQRKKLLLVLTDGKPNDVDHYEGRFAVEDTRKSVQEARRLGIAVFGVTVDAAAQSYFPTLFGRSGYAIVGNIRRLPAALPAIYRQVAH